The Providencia rettgeri genome includes a window with the following:
- a CDS encoding Phage head completion protein (GPL), giving the protein MFDGNSGNYRQEIITNDGFWPDVDLLEFQKSRSLPSSIDTDFLADALLNTITEINGELISVKNQHHAKGYHQAAEVPGVQRNGRNALCAQYLKAVFARAKADLLGEYSSIVNRAPNSQQESPELRNRLLAESSLVIRNMKGLKRATVTMI; this is encoded by the coding sequence ATGTTTGATGGTAATAGCGGTAATTATCGCCAAGAAATCATTACCAATGACGGTTTTTGGCCAGATGTGGATTTATTGGAGTTTCAAAAAAGCCGTTCGCTACCAAGTAGTATCGATACGGATTTTTTAGCCGATGCACTCCTGAACACCATCACTGAAATCAATGGTGAGCTAATAAGCGTGAAAAATCAGCACCACGCCAAAGGGTACCACCAAGCGGCAGAGGTACCTGGTGTGCAACGTAATGGCCGCAATGCCTTATGTGCACAGTATTTAAAAGCGGTATTTGCGCGAGCCAAAGCGGATTTATTGGGGGAATACAGTTCCATCGTAAACCGTGCCCCGAACTCGCAGCAAGAAAGCCCTGAACTGCGTAACCGCCTGTTAGCGGAATCTTCATTAGTGATCCGCAATATGAAAGGCTTAAAACGTGCCACGGTGACCATGATATGA
- a CDS encoding P2 phage tail completion protein R (GpR), whose product MSKLQQLTTFLKANLPDGVCNVEFSSVTDSIQFIPAQRDLGNDQYRMHIKQYDATIAWGRFPYRQVNPDYIGILIDAWLNENDDIDDIQLDLERPSMDVDLNESHQAVVIVTLQLAENVNMREDENGIIPMDGKRWTLCDPDVWIAQEADITGVHA is encoded by the coding sequence ATGAGCAAATTGCAGCAATTAACCACTTTTTTAAAGGCTAACTTGCCCGATGGTGTGTGCAATGTGGAGTTTTCTAGCGTCACAGATAGCATTCAGTTTATCCCTGCGCAACGCGATTTGGGCAATGACCAATACCGAATGCACATCAAACAATATGACGCGACGATTGCTTGGGGGCGTTTTCCCTATCGCCAAGTGAACCCTGATTATATCGGCATCTTGATTGATGCGTGGCTCAATGAAAATGACGATATCGATGATATTCAACTGGATTTAGAGCGCCCATCAATGGATGTGGATTTAAACGAAAGTCACCAAGCGGTGGTGATTGTTACGCTGCAATTGGCGGAGAACGTCAACATGCGAGAGGACGAAAACGGCATTATACCGATGGATGGTAAGCGTTGGACACTGTGTGATCCTGATGTATGGATTGCCCAAGAAGCTGATATTACAGGCGTTCACGCATGA
- a CDS encoding Protein of uncharacterised function (DUF2586) has protein sequence MTWPSVQVNQVNQLQGETKEVERTVLFVGTGNTNVGKTVSVNTQTDFDDVLGREDSDLKRNVMAAMNNAGQNWSAYLHVMAVDAEPLDFVDAVIAAQDVASVEGYVLLTAASKEVIDAANTLRETLIAKYGRWVWSIITVDAPTKDESWPDYVARIIALQKGIAAPSVQLVPQLWGKEAGVLAGRLCTRSVTIADTPARVKTGALKDMGATLPLDGTGREIDLATLQALEKNRLSVPMWYPDYDGLYWADGRTLDVEGGDFQNIENLRIVDKVARNVRIRAIAKIGDRSLNSTPNSIETHKSYFARVMREMARSSQINGITFPGECKPPQDSDVVITWMSKTKVAVYFVVRTYECPKGIEASVILDTSLEGQHE, from the coding sequence ATGACATGGCCATCTGTACAGGTGAACCAAGTAAATCAGCTACAAGGGGAAACCAAAGAGGTTGAGCGCACTGTGCTGTTTGTCGGCACAGGCAATACCAACGTGGGCAAAACGGTTTCCGTCAATACACAAACGGATTTTGATGATGTGTTAGGCCGTGAAGATAGCGACCTGAAACGCAATGTGATGGCCGCCATGAATAACGCGGGACAAAACTGGTCGGCTTATCTTCATGTGATGGCGGTTGATGCTGAACCGCTGGATTTTGTGGATGCGGTGATTGCCGCACAAGACGTGGCCAGTGTAGAGGGTTACGTTTTACTGACCGCAGCGAGCAAAGAAGTCATTGATGCGGCCAATACCTTGCGTGAAACCTTAATCGCCAAATATGGTCGTTGGGTCTGGTCAATCATTACCGTGGATGCCCCCACCAAAGACGAAAGCTGGCCAGATTATGTGGCTCGCATTATTGCCTTACAAAAAGGCATCGCCGCCCCATCGGTGCAGCTAGTACCACAACTGTGGGGCAAAGAAGCGGGTGTATTAGCAGGCCGTTTATGTACCCGTTCGGTAACTATCGCAGACACGCCTGCGCGGGTAAAAACAGGCGCATTAAAAGACATGGGCGCAACGCTACCCCTTGATGGCACAGGCAGAGAGATTGATTTGGCCACCTTGCAGGCCTTAGAGAAAAACCGCCTCAGTGTGCCGATGTGGTACCCCGACTACGACGGTTTGTACTGGGCAGATGGCCGCACGTTAGATGTGGAAGGCGGTGATTTTCAAAACATCGAAAACCTGCGCATTGTCGATAAAGTGGCGCGAAACGTGCGTATTCGTGCGATTGCCAAAATTGGGGATCGCAGCTTAAACAGTACGCCCAATTCCATTGAAACCCACAAAAGCTATTTTGCCCGTGTGATGCGTGAAATGGCGCGTTCTAGCCAGATTAATGGTATTACGTTCCCTGGGGAATGCAAACCGCCACAAGATAGCGATGTGGTCATTACGTGGATGAGCAAAACCAAAGTCGCGGTCTATTTTGTGGTTCGCACCTATGAATGCCCGAAAGGCATTGAAGCGAGTGTGATCTTAGATACCAGCTTGGAGGGGCAGCATGAGTAA
- a CDS encoding Protein of uncharacterised function (DUF2597), with translation MSKRISGQSFDFNLDGSLIHVEKSTLNLTDNTGVAQTNGVPDGWVSGDVSAEGELEFSTKALAILKAKARAAGSWRSIPEVDLMWYAKAGGEEMKVEAFGCKLLLSDILDHDPKGGSTVNLKVKFLVTSPDFVRLDGIPYLESELTDKLIG, from the coding sequence ATGAGTAAACGGATTTCGGGTCAGTCGTTTGATTTCAACCTAGACGGCTCACTCATTCATGTTGAGAAATCAACGTTAAACCTTACGGATAACACGGGCGTCGCCCAAACTAATGGCGTGCCCGATGGGTGGGTTTCAGGGGATGTGTCTGCCGAGGGTGAGTTGGAATTTAGCACCAAAGCGTTAGCCATTTTAAAAGCCAAAGCCCGTGCGGCAGGCTCATGGCGCAGCATTCCCGAAGTGGATTTGATGTGGTACGCCAAAGCAGGCGGTGAAGAAATGAAAGTGGAAGCCTTTGGCTGCAAATTGCTGTTATCGGACATTCTAGACCATGACCCAAAAGGCGGCAGTACCGTCAATTTAAAGGTGAAATTCCTTGTCACCAGCCCTGATTTTGTGCGCTTGGATGGCATTCCTTACCTTGAGTCAGAATTGACAGACAAATTAATCGGTTAA
- a CDS encoding Phage holin family 2, whose product MLIAVGKILTSDEQITARLFFGRVFLGAAISVMAGAALIWFPNISPLAVTGIGTAFGIAGYQLVEMWLKKRGKALLQGKLKDGIK is encoded by the coding sequence GTGCTTATTGCTGTTGGCAAAATCCTCACCAGTGACGAACAAATTACCGCCCGTTTGTTTTTCGGGCGTGTCTTTCTGGGAGCCGCAATTTCAGTCATGGCAGGTGCCGCGCTGATTTGGTTCCCCAATATCTCACCTTTAGCGGTCACGGGGATTGGTACCGCTTTTGGGATCGCAGGTTACCAGCTAGTTGAAATGTGGCTTAAAAAGCGTGGAAAAGCGTTATTACAAGGAAAGTTAAAAGATGGCATTAAGTGA
- a CDS encoding Protein of uncharacterised function (DUF2765) codes for MSQPITLDIAGKDYRFEPNMTAYNGFINEMAMDNKIAPAHTYLRRIVVKDDKDALDELLKQPGAALQIASSINEQYAPKLDISVKN; via the coding sequence ATGAGCCAACCAATCACATTAGACATTGCCGGAAAAGATTACCGTTTCGAACCCAACATGACCGCCTATAACGGGTTTATCAATGAAATGGCGATGGACAATAAAATTGCCCCTGCCCACACCTATTTACGCCGCATTGTGGTGAAAGACGACAAAGACGCACTGGATGAACTGTTAAAACAGCCAGGTGCCGCGTTGCAAATCGCCTCATCCATCAATGAGCAATACGCCCCGAAATTGGACATTAGCGTAAAAAACTGA